A single window of Tolypothrix sp. NIES-4075 DNA harbors:
- a CDS encoding type II toxin-antitoxin system HicB family antitoxin, whose amino-acid sequence MDFYTVVFRKSTGYWVALCLENGIIGQGNTQETAVNKLKEAIESFEDVYKNDTNIYKSPISIEELHEFLLLEEQDSNIYELRKVYA is encoded by the coding sequence ATGGACTTTTACACAGTAGTATTTAGGAAAAGTACAGGTTATTGGGTCGCTTTATGTTTAGAAAATGGGATTATTGGACAAGGAAATACTCAAGAAACTGCTGTTAACAAGTTAAAAGAAGCTATTGAATCTTTTGAAGATGTTTATAAAAATGATACTAATATTTATAAATCTCCTATTTCTATAGAAGAACTGCACGAGTTTTTATTGTTAGAAGAACAAGATTCTAATAT